In Nitrospiraceae bacterium, one DNA window encodes the following:
- a CDS encoding OsmC family protein has product MTEAKVTYIDGLRFVASANSGHAVVMDTDPEFGGSNTGSTPMEILLMGLGGCSGMDVISVLKKKKQDVSSFHINIKGDKAENYPKKFTEIDVEFVLKGRNLSHEAVKKAIELSMTKYCSVKAALEGSAKITWSWKIIEE; this is encoded by the coding sequence ATGACTGAGGCAAAGGTTACATATATTGATGGTCTCCGGTTTGTTGCTTCTGCGAATTCAGGACATGCAGTAGTAATGGATACTGATCCTGAATTTGGAGGAAGCAATACAGGCTCCACGCCGATGGAGATTCTTTTGATGGGGCTTGGAGGATGTTCTGGAATGGATGTTATTTCAGTGCTCAAAAAGAAAAAACAGGATGTAAGTTCTTTCCATATAAATATTAAAGGTGATAAGGCAGAGAATTATCCGAAAAAGTTTACTGAAATTGATGTTGAGTTTGTATTAAAAGGCAGAAATCTTTCTCATGAGGCTGTAAAAAAAGCCATTGAGCTTTCTATGACTAAATACTGTTCTGTTAAGGCTGCACTCGAAGGCTCTGCAAAGATAACATGGAGCTGGAAGATAATTGAAGAATGA
- a CDS encoding PqqD family protein → MFEIPQQVIHEAIAGETMVVRLDTGNYYSFNSTGGLIWALIEQGASLDQIVSEYSKTFNLKEEIAKEQIHLFIEEIIKEGLLFPADKSLNTIHKDKFKSVPYLDTSFEPPVLNKYSDMQELLILDPIHDVSEAGWPNPRSNNTDNG, encoded by the coding sequence ATGTTTGAAATACCTCAACAAGTTATACACGAAGCGATTGCCGGTGAAACTATGGTTGTAAGACTCGATACTGGGAACTACTATAGCTTCAATAGTACCGGGGGTTTGATCTGGGCGCTTATTGAGCAAGGCGCATCTCTCGATCAAATAGTCAGCGAATATTCAAAAACTTTCAACCTCAAAGAAGAAATAGCTAAGGAACAAATTCATCTTTTCATCGAAGAAATTATAAAAGAAGGATTACTTTTTCCTGCTGACAAATCACTAAATACAATTCATAAAGACAAGTTCAAAAGCGTTCCATACCTTGATACTTCATTTGAACCTCCGGTTTTAAACAAATATTCTGACATGCAGGAGTTGCTTATACTCGATCCCATACACGATGTGAGCGAAGCTGGTTGGCCAAATCCCAGATCAAACAACACAGATAATGGATAA
- a CDS encoding glycosyltransferase family 4 protein, whose protein sequence is MKIIMISPFAPYPPNSGGRIRQWELIKYLGSRHDLTLVFFINKGEKKILDGAFKNICSRVSTITHQPLPWPMRIYNKVRSKISMITNAGDNILKPTHRSLPWPMRIYDVEPMRRLLKNLSSNNFDLLITEFIYMAHYRDFFDAPAVLHEHNIESSVFKQYSELPDVHNKDIFGIRKNPVFWKASWMHMRDYENNTWPKFDLRITVSKLDQKEMDSRCPDGKTIVAENGVNTVSIKMLPPSKSKKILFVGTMNYFPNIDGALYMAESIMPYIWRTDPSIRLCIAGNNMPKQILDLSSDPRIDIIRDPSDISTVAKNCSVSVVPLRIGGGTRIKILEAFALGLPVVSTSKGCEGLDAEDNLHLMIRDNPEEFAAAVTTVVNDHNLSELLRKNGRNLVESKYDWQNIFKSVEDRILDLTNSGT, encoded by the coding sequence ATGAAGATAATAATGATAAGCCCATTCGCACCTTATCCACCAAATTCAGGTGGTCGTATTCGTCAGTGGGAATTGATAAAATATCTTGGCAGCAGACATGATCTGACCCTCGTATTTTTTATAAACAAAGGTGAGAAAAAAATACTAGACGGTGCGTTTAAAAATATATGTTCTAGAGTATCAACTATCACTCATCAACCTTTGCCTTGGCCAATGCGTATTTATAATAAGGTGCGCTCTAAAATATCTATGATTACCAATGCAGGAGATAATATATTGAAACCTACTCATCGATCTCTGCCTTGGCCAATGCGTATTTATGATGTTGAGCCTATGCGCAGATTACTAAAAAATCTCTCTTCCAATAACTTTGACCTTCTTATAACTGAATTCATATACATGGCGCATTACCGCGATTTTTTCGATGCTCCAGCAGTACTTCACGAACACAATATAGAATCATCAGTATTCAAACAATACTCAGAACTTCCTGATGTGCATAATAAAGATATTTTTGGAATCCGTAAAAATCCAGTTTTTTGGAAGGCAAGCTGGATGCACATGCGTGATTACGAGAACAATACATGGCCTAAATTCGATCTTCGCATTACAGTCAGCAAACTAGATCAGAAAGAAATGGATTCACGCTGTCCAGACGGGAAAACGATAGTAGCTGAAAACGGTGTAAACACTGTTAGCATAAAAATGCTTCCTCCAAGCAAGTCGAAAAAAATATTGTTTGTTGGAACAATGAATTACTTTCCCAATATAGATGGTGCTTTATATATGGCAGAATCAATCATGCCTTATATCTGGCGCACTGACCCTTCTATAAGGTTATGTATTGCTGGGAACAACATGCCTAAACAGATACTTGATCTCAGCTCAGACCCAAGGATAGATATAATAAGAGACCCTTCTGATATCAGCACAGTAGCAAAGAATTGTTCTGTTTCAGTTGTACCTCTAAGAATTGGAGGAGGCACGCGAATTAAAATACTCGAGGCATTTGCTTTGGGACTGCCGGTGGTCTCCACTTCAAAAGGCTGTGAAGGACTAGATGCTGAAGACAATCTGCATCTCATGATACGAGACAATCCAGAAGAGTTTGCAGCTGCAGTAACAACAGTTGTTAACGATCACAATCTTTCAGAGCTCCTTCGTAAAAATGGACGAAACCTAGTTGAAAGTAAATACGACTGGCAAAATATATTTAAATCGGTTGAAGATAGAATTTTAGATCTGACAAATTCTGGAACTTAA
- a CDS encoding glycosyltransferase family 25 protein — protein MISDHFEKIFIINMLRSFKRRASSLFQIGKMNIKNAHLIEAVDGMSIDIRKMKAEGSLKWNDWEQRELTQGEVGCYLSHQKIWELIVQQNLKKVLICEDDIIWRTDANETSDWDIIHFHSNISVGSGQHNDIHRRKISEHVWRGCNEGGGAVCYAISFRGAGFLLQKAFPIRYAVDGILNKLTSPKRSSEYHGYVCWPFLCGLSNSPSEIDIINPRRDKNYNS, from the coding sequence ATGATAAGCGATCATTTTGAAAAAATATTTATAATAAATATGCTGCGTTCGTTCAAACGAAGGGCTTCGTCTCTTTTTCAAATAGGCAAGATGAATATTAAAAATGCCCATCTGATAGAAGCTGTTGATGGAATGTCCATTGATATCAGGAAAATGAAAGCTGAAGGAAGTCTTAAGTGGAACGATTGGGAACAAAGAGAACTCACACAAGGAGAAGTCGGCTGTTATCTTAGTCATCAAAAGATATGGGAGCTCATTGTTCAGCAGAATTTGAAAAAAGTCTTGATCTGCGAAGACGATATTATATGGCGGACAGACGCAAATGAGACTTCTGACTGGGACATTATACACTTTCACAGCAATATAAGTGTCGGCTCCGGGCAGCATAATGATATCCACAGAAGAAAAATCAGCGAACATGTATGGAGAGGCTGTAATGAAGGTGGAGGTGCAGTCTGCTACGCAATAAGTTTCCGCGGCGCAGGCTTTCTTCTCCAAAAAGCTTTTCCGATACGCTACGCTGTTGACGGTATATTAAACAAACTGACCAGTCCTAAGAGAAGTTCTGAATACCATGGATATGTGTGTTGGCCATTTCTTTGTGGACTTTCAAATAGCCCATCTGAAATCGATATTATAAATCCCCGCAGGGATAAAAATTATAATTCATAA
- a CDS encoding glycosyltransferase family 2 protein, producing the protein MKAKEDMIESPLISVIIPVYNGERYIVEAIESVITQKYKNIEIIVINDGSTDRTEEILNSYKNVKHLYQSKQGAPSARNTGIKFSTGELIAFLDADDLWTKDKLEIQTSIFKTLPDLDMVFGHVKQFYSPELKASQRERIYMIADSMPGYLPGTMLVKKRSFFRVGLFNSKFKIGEFIDWYSRAVDYGLKSCLASEVLLKRRIHDSNTGITERDSRKDYLRILKTSLDRRRSAEIKERN; encoded by the coding sequence ATGAAAGCGAAAGAAGACATGATTGAAAGTCCATTGATCAGTGTAATTATACCTGTGTACAACGGTGAACGTTACATAGTAGAAGCTATTGAAAGCGTAATCACGCAAAAATACAAAAATATTGAAATAATTGTAATCAATGACGGATCCACAGACAGAACTGAAGAGATTTTAAATTCTTATAAAAATGTTAAACATTTATATCAATCCAAGCAAGGAGCTCCATCTGCCAGAAACACAGGGATAAAATTCTCGACCGGAGAACTCATTGCATTCCTTGACGCTGATGATTTATGGACAAAAGATAAGCTTGAAATCCAGACTTCAATATTCAAAACCTTGCCAGACTTGGATATGGTTTTCGGACATGTAAAACAATTCTATAGTCCCGAGCTAAAAGCATCACAAAGAGAAAGAATATATATGATAGCTGACTCTATGCCCGGATACCTTCCGGGCACAATGCTCGTAAAGAAAAGGTCTTTTTTTAGGGTAGGACTCTTTAATTCTAAGTTCAAGATTGGTGAATTCATCGATTGGTATTCTAGGGCTGTAGATTATGGACTCAAAAGCTGCCTGGCATCTGAAGTGTTATTAAAAAGACGCATTCATGATTCAAATACCGGCATAACAGAAAGAGATTCAAGAAAAGATTATCTTCGAATTCTTAAAACATCACTCGACAGGCGACGGTCTGCTGAAATTAAAGAAAGAAATTAA
- a CDS encoding nucleotidyltransferase family protein: MTTRINDIKDGYFWPTPEQELLLKASLLKGENAIKAWHEWAASVDFDTLDAGSQRLLPMLYKNLVKHNVQHPAINIYKGFYRMTWYKNRLIRNRINKVLGLLKTNNLPAILLKGAALVPLYYKDWALRPMNDFDLMVQQKNAIKTINILQKNGWTPVASIPDESDLLVRHACTLIDDSGVELDLHWHIMAESGYAENDYNFINSIKTIDLDGGNVSVLSHTDQLFHILVHGARWNIVAPLRWIPDSIMLMQETGSNINWQRLFHEARSRCLVMSLKKTLGYLHEVFNTPLPSDITSNLRKLNPSLTERMEFWMNGRPRSLIRDICYLWFRHVRTSRSKGNLKLMLKFPFFLRRFWKVSDDKSLAVFLVLRLITKIKNKKKSSLGFNQFA, from the coding sequence GTGACTACGCGAATTAACGATATTAAAGATGGATATTTCTGGCCGACGCCAGAACAGGAGTTGCTCCTTAAGGCATCACTTCTTAAAGGTGAAAATGCCATTAAAGCATGGCATGAATGGGCAGCTTCTGTAGACTTTGATACTCTTGATGCTGGTTCACAGCGTTTACTGCCTATGCTTTACAAAAATCTTGTTAAACATAATGTGCAGCATCCTGCTATAAACATATATAAAGGATTTTACAGAATGACATGGTACAAGAATCGCCTCATTCGTAACCGTATAAACAAAGTATTAGGTCTCCTAAAAACCAATAATTTACCGGCAATATTGTTAAAGGGTGCAGCTCTAGTTCCTTTATACTATAAAGATTGGGCATTGCGTCCTATGAATGATTTTGATCTGATGGTTCAACAAAAAAACGCAATAAAAACCATCAATATCTTACAGAAAAACGGCTGGACACCTGTTGCTTCTATACCTGACGAATCAGATCTGCTGGTCAGACATGCATGCACATTGATAGATGATTCTGGCGTAGAACTTGATCTTCATTGGCACATTATGGCTGAATCAGGATATGCTGAAAATGATTATAATTTTATAAACAGCATAAAAACAATAGATTTAGACGGAGGCAACGTTTCAGTCCTCTCTCATACTGACCAACTTTTTCATATACTTGTTCATGGTGCACGATGGAATATTGTTGCGCCTTTACGATGGATTCCTGATTCAATTATGCTCATGCAAGAAACAGGTTCAAATATAAATTGGCAACGATTATTTCATGAAGCCCGCAGCAGATGCCTTGTCATGTCCTTAAAAAAAACACTTGGTTATCTCCATGAAGTATTCAATACACCGCTTCCGTCAGATATAACATCAAACCTTAGAAAGCTTAATCCTTCTCTGACCGAGCGTATGGAATTTTGGATGAACGGCAGGCCGAGAAGTCTTATAAGAGATATCTGCTATCTTTGGTTCAGGCATGTTAGGACATCCAGAAGCAAAGGAAATCTAAAACTCATGCTAAAATTTCCATTTTTTTTAAGAAGATTTTGGAAAGTTTCAGATGATAAAAGCCTTGCGGTTTTTTTAGTTCTAAGACTAATAACGAAGATAAAAAACAAGAAAAAAAGTTCATTAGGATTTAATCAATTTGCTTGA
- a CDS encoding 4Fe-4S cluster-binding domain-containing protein codes for MDYCNISCMDCNHAASAAGSSKADPDSIFDALSILSKYYRSHALKIVGGEPLLHPDLLLLIRAVRKSNICKHLALVTNGIFLNRMSDDIWRELDEVELSIYPETKSILKKYLPDIKQSAVKHKVKLVISPYKKFRITFSTIGTTNAELIRLIYKNCRLANLWGCQSIHEGYFFKCPQCIYIPRILDSKAGYDYKRDGVRITDSPNILRDLSEYLSSQEPLRACRYCLGSSGKHRDHKMVKTSEFKYIHARPTEELVDYQRFLRK; via the coding sequence GTGGATTATTGTAATATTTCCTGCATGGACTGCAATCATGCAGCATCAGCAGCCGGCAGCTCTAAGGCAGATCCGGACTCTATATTTGATGCTCTTTCTATCCTCTCAAAATATTACAGGTCTCATGCTCTAAAAATTGTTGGTGGCGAACCTTTGCTGCATCCCGATTTACTTTTACTGATCCGGGCAGTTAGGAAAAGCAATATCTGCAAACACCTGGCGTTAGTTACAAACGGAATATTTTTGAATAGGATGTCAGATGATATATGGAGAGAGCTGGATGAAGTTGAACTCTCCATATATCCTGAGACAAAATCAATTCTGAAAAAATATCTGCCTGACATTAAACAATCAGCAGTAAAACACAAGGTCAAGCTTGTTATAAGTCCATACAAAAAATTTCGGATCACCTTTTCAACAATCGGAACAACTAATGCTGAACTAATAAGGCTGATATATAAAAACTGCAGACTTGCAAATCTTTGGGGATGTCAGTCTATTCATGAAGGATATTTTTTCAAATGCCCTCAATGCATATATATACCAAGAATTCTAGATAGTAAAGCTGGATACGATTATAAAAGAGATGGAGTAAGAATTACTGATTCTCCAAATATTTTGCGTGATTTATCAGAATATCTCAGCTCACAGGAACCATTGAGAGCCTGCCGTTATTGTCTTGGCAGTTCAGGCAAACATCGTGATCATAAAATGGTAAAAACTTCTGAATTTAAATATATTCATGCAAGACCGACAGAAGAGCTTGTTGATTATCAAAGATTTTTGAGGAAATAA
- a CDS encoding ABC transporter permease, translating to MKVKRAFRVWQRHLKVYTKLYKSSIALNFVEPILYLTALGLGLGVYVQQINGVPYIKYIAPGIIASSAMFAAIYECTYGTYVRMTFQKTFDAILATPVNIDDLVAAEMMWGASKSLLYGSTIIIVISLFGLVDSPMILLALPFIFLNGLIFAEISMVFVSVVPGIDSFNYFYTLFMTPMFLFSGIFFPVETLPKIVADIAFFMPLYHFVNVCRSLSSGSISSALPDMIWIIAVFLMLIPLPFKLMKKRILK from the coding sequence TTGAAGGTTAAAAGGGCATTCAGGGTCTGGCAGCGGCATCTCAAGGTTTATACAAAACTTTACAAATCAAGCATCGCTCTTAATTTTGTAGAGCCCATACTCTATCTCACAGCGCTTGGTCTTGGACTTGGAGTATATGTTCAGCAGATAAACGGAGTGCCGTACATTAAATATATCGCTCCTGGAATAATCGCTTCTTCAGCAATGTTCGCTGCTATATATGAATGTACTTACGGAACATATGTAAGAATGACTTTTCAGAAAACATTTGATGCAATACTTGCAACACCGGTTAATATTGACGATCTTGTAGCTGCGGAGATGATGTGGGGAGCGTCAAAAAGTCTGCTTTATGGATCTACAATAATCATTGTTATATCGCTCTTCGGGCTTGTTGATTCGCCTATGATACTTCTTGCGCTGCCTTTTATTTTTTTGAACGGATTAATATTTGCGGAAATATCAATGGTATTTGTTTCAGTCGTCCCGGGTATAGACTCTTTTAATTATTTTTACACACTTTTCATGACCCCGATGTTTCTGTTCTCAGGAATTTTTTTCCCTGTTGAGACCCTGCCAAAGATTGTTGCAGATATTGCATTCTTTATGCCCTTATATCATTTTGTGAATGTCTGCAGGTCATTGTCATCAGGAAGCATATCTAGCGCATTGCCAGACATGATATGGATAATTGCTGTATTTTTGATGCTTATTCCTTTGCCGTTTAAATTGATGAAAAAAAGAATTCTAAAGTAG